The Ardenticatenales bacterium DNA window TTGTCGTCATTGACCCGCGTCGCACGCGCACCGCCGCCGGCGCGGATTGGCATCTGGCCCCCAATCCGGGTACGGATGGGGCGCTGGCGTTGGGCATCGGCCACGTGATCGCGCGCGAGGGTTGGCAGGATGAGGCGTGGCTGGCGCGGCATACGGTGGGTTGGCCGGCGTTGCGCCAACGGCTGCAAGAATATCCTCCGGAACGGGTCGCGCATCTCACGGGCATATCCGCCGCGGATGTGGCGAAACTGGCCCGGCTTTACGCGCACGCCTCCCCCAGCCTGATCAAAATTGCCGATGGGATCAATCGCAATCAGGGGGGTGGTCAGACGGTGCGGGCGATTTGCGCGCTGCCGGCATTAACCGGACAGTACGGCAAACGAGGCGGCGGGCTGGCTTACTCAACGAGCAGCACAATTGCCTGGGATGGTGAGGCCGTCGCCCATGGGGCGGAATGCCCCCCACCCGGTCGCGTCGTCAACATGAATCGGTTGGGACAGGCGTTACTGGGCGAAGTGGATGACCCGCCGATCATGTCGCTGTTTGTGTTTGGCGCGAATCCGCTGGCTTCCGCGCCCAATGCGGGCCGGATTATGGCCGGTCTACGGCGCGAAGAGTTGTTCACGGTGGTCCACGAGCTTTTTCTCACGGATACGGCGGATTTTGCGGATTTGGTATTGCCGGCATCTTCCCAACTCGAACAAACCGATCTCCACAAAGCCTACGGCCACACCCTCCTCACCTACAACCGCCCCGCCATCTCCCCCCTGGGCCAGAGCAAGAGCAACTGGGACTTGATGCGGCTGCTGGCGCAAGCGATGGGCTTCACCGAACCGTGGCTGCATCAGACGCCGGACGAGGTCATTGACGAAATCCTCACCGCCACGGCGCGGCGCAACCCCCTGCTGCAAGGCGTCACGCTGCGGCGGCTGCAGGCGGAGGGGAGCGTCATGCTGCCTGTGCCGCAGCCCCCGTTTGCCGATGGCGTTTTCCCCACCGGCAGTGGCAAGGTGGAATTGTACTCACAGGCCATGGCGCGGATTGGGGTGGATCCGTTGCCGGCATTTATCCCGCCCCAGGACGATGGCGGCATAAACGAGACAGACCCCCGCTTCCCTCCTCCCGCCGCCCTCAACCTGCTCACGCCCGCCGCCCATCACTTTGTCAGCAGCAGCCTGGCCAATCAGAGCCACCTGCGCCAACGAGAAGGCGATCCTTTTGTGGAGATTCATCCACTGGACGCCGCCGCCCGCGACATTCAGCAAGGCGACCGCGTTATCATCGAGAATGGGCGTGGCTGGTGCGCCTTGCGTGCCCGCGTCACGGACGCCGTGCAGCCGGGCGTGCTGGCCTCCCCCAAAGGCGTGTGGCAAAAACACAGCGGCGGGCGCAACGTCAACTTCACCACCTCGGACGCCCTCGGCGACCTGGCCGGACAGAGCACCTTCCACGACAACCGTGTCTGGCTGCGCCGCGCCGACGCTTGACGCCGGAGTGATAATTCCCTGCAACCCTGGTCTTTGCCTTGCGTATTGTTACCATGAGCGCGTCATTATTTTGCGCCGGAAAGCTATTAGTCGTGCCGGCCTCAGTTGGCGATGCCGCGGTAGTGACCCACTGAAGCCGGCGCCACAAACTGACCACCATCCCCTGACTATTATTCTCGAAGGAGAACCGGAAATGACCGACGAAGAAATCACCAACGTTGAGGAAATCAAAGATCGCTTGAAGATTGAAGTTGAGGAAGTGGAAGCGATTGCCGCGGAAACTCCCACTGGCGGCGAAGAGCCTGCCGCCCAACCCGCCAGTATGGATGTGGTGGAAGAACTGAAGAACCTGGGACGTCAGGTTGCGGAGACGCTGCGCACCGCCTGGGAAAGCGAGGAGCGGCAGAAAATGGAAGCAGACGTGCGTGAAGGTATCAAATCCTTCGCCGACGAAGTGGACAAAGTGATCCGCGAAGCGCGTGACAGCGACGCCGCGCAAAAGATGCGCGAGGAAGCCACGGAGTTGAAGGCCAAGATGGAAGAGGCGGATCTGGCGAAGAAGGCGCGCAGCAGCCTCGTTCAGGGCCTGGGTTGGTTGAGCGACGAGCTAGGCAAGCTGGCTGCCAGCCTCTCCCCCAAAGAGAAACAGCCGGAAGCCCCCGCCCCGGCGGAACCGGAATCTTCTGGCGAAGAAGCCTGATCTCCGCTCCGACCCACAGCAAACACAATCCAACAGGGGTGCGCACCCGCGCACCCCTGTTTCATTTCAAGCACCACCTACCAACCATCAACTAACGTGACTGCGAAGTAATCGTTCGGAATTAAGCCCGCGGAGATTGGTTCAATCTGTCAGATTGAACCAATCTACAAATCGCCAAGTTGTTTTTGAACGAACTAAGGACTGACGATGCAATTCCGTACGTTATTTCATCGTCAATCCCAAGCCAGATTGGACCAATTTTCTCTGGTGAAAATGGCTATTGAGCGCGTGAAATTGGTCCAATCTAACAACCCCCAACTATCTCCCTCCCACCTGTGGCAACACGGCATGAGCCATCGCTTCCAGGCCGTCTACGTCGTCCAGGTCCAGCCATTGCAGCATTACACGCTGCACGCCCACTTCCGCCAGTTCGCCCAATTGATCCACAATCTGATTGCCCGTGCCCACAATGATGCCAATCTCGCGCATTTGGGCAAATGACCGTCCCTGCTCTTGCAGGCGCGCGTTGACGGCAGCGTCGTCCTTGCCGAACCAGCAGCCCGTCATCAAGGAGCGGCGTACATCCGCGGGGGCGCGCCCCCGCTCTTGCAGTAGGGCGTCCAATGCCTGGTTCCGTTGGCGGATGACTGCCGGCGTGGTGAAGACGGCGTTCCATTCGGTGGCGTATTGCGCCACGAGCGGCAGGGTACGTTTGGGGCCGTTGCCGCCGATGAGGATGGGGGGGCCGCCAGGGCGCAGCGGGCGTGGGAGGAGGATGGCTTCTTGTAGGTGGTAGTAAGTGCCGGCATAATCAACCGGATCATCACTGTGCAGCAGCCGCGTGACGACTTCCAGGCCTTCAATAAAGCGGGCGAAGCGTGGAGCCATTTCCAGCAAATCCCAACCGAAGTGGGTGTGTTCCCGCACCTGCCAGCCCGCGCCCATGCCCAGCGTCAGGCGACCGCCGGAGAGATCGTCAACGGCGGCAGCCATACGCGCCGTAAACGTAGGGTGGCGAAAGGAGACGGGCGAGACGAGGGGGCCGAATTCCAGCCGTTGCGTGTGGCTGGCGAGCCAGGTGAGCGAGACCCACAACTCCAGTGAATCTTTATCGGGTGGGTTGGCGTTGGTGAAATGGTCGGAGCGATAAAGGCCGACGTAGCCCAGCGATTCCACGGCATGGGCAATGCGCTGCCAGCGGGGCCAGGTGAGGCCGTTTTGGCCCTCAATCATGATGGCGACTTCTATTTGGGACATAGGTTCCTCCTTTGGGGGAAGCAGGCAAGGATATGATTCATACCTTGACCGTGCCCTGATTTTCTTGGGTCTAGTGAACAGGCGGGCGAGGCGGAAACGAAAACGCTCACCCATCAAGGGTGAGCGTTCAGGTTGTTCAGCTATCCGGGGACAAGCAGGGCGAGTTGGCCGCAGACAACATCGAACCAGGTAAGGGCAAGGCGTTCGATCTAATTGTGGACGGGTTTTTCGATGTGCGGCAGAACCTGGGCCAGGATTCTTTCTTTGGGCATGGCTCCGGTGACGCGGGCCACGACCTGACCATCTTTAAACAGCATCAACGTGGGGATGCCAATGATGCCGTAACGCCCAGGGATGGCCGGATTTTCGTCTACATCAACCTTGCCCACGCGCAGGACGCCGTCGTACTCGGCGGCGATGGCATTAACGCTGGGAGCAATCATGCGGCATGGGCCGCACCAATCCGCCCAGAAGTCAATCAATACGGGCTTGTCGGATTTGAGAACGTCTTGTTCGAAGCTTTCGTCAGTGACCTCAAATGGTTTTGCCATGAGTAAATCTCCTTAAATGAGTTTTTAGTTGGCGATTGTCAGTTGGCGGCGCGGTGGTTTTGTTGTCTGGGGAGGCAATGCTCCAGGGGTGTTCGTGCAAACAACTGATTTTCACGTGTAGGCGGGTGTTCTCGCGTCAAGGGCCGCCTTCAATTAAGATGTTGGTGGGCAGGATATTGCTTGCCTTGAATACAGACGCGCTAGACGGCGGACATCTTACGTTCACTGAAAAAACCGGGTTTTTCGAGTGCCCGGCCAAAATTACCAGAGTGGTTCATGTGTAAAAACCCGGTTTTTGGCCTTTTTTCAGTAGAGTCAGAGTTTAGCGTAAGCGGGTCTTCTGTCAAGGTGAATGAAGGGCAGAGAATTCACGGGGGTCGGCAAAAACGGGTAAAATCGCTACAATGCGGCGTCGTGGGCGTTGATGAAAACGTAATCACGGATTTCGCGGGTGACGCGGAATTGGTCCAATCTGGCTTAGCAGTTACGTTTTGACTGCGAATGGGCAGCATTGTTGACATGACGAACGACAAGCTGCCATCTGTCAACTTTTTTCAGGCGAGTCGGAAGCTCGCCCTATTTTGAGGAGGCGTGGGCCGTGATATTGCCGCAAATAACGTTGATGGCTGTGCCGGCATTGCCCCATGTGCAGCCGGGTGATGATGTGGGGGCATTGCTGGTGACGGCGCTGCGGCAGGCGGGTATGGCTTTGCAGGCGGGGGATGTGCTGGCGGTGGCGCAGAAGGTGATTTCGAAGGCGGAGGGGCGACAGGCGAATTTGCGGGAGGTGACGCCGGGGGCGCGGGCGCTGGAAGTGGCGGCGCGGACGGGGAAGGATGCGCGGCTGGTGGAGCTGATTTTGCGGGAGAGTGAGGAGATTTCGCGGCTGCGGCAGGGGGTGCTGATTGTGCGGCATCGGCTGGGGTTTACGAGCGCGAATGCCGGCATTGATCGCTCCAACGTCCCCCAACAAAACCACGAAGACGAAACCGTCCTCCTCCTTCCCCTCGACCCCGACGCCAGCGCCGCCCGCCTGCGCCACGCCCTGGAGGCCGCTTTTGGCGTGCGCCTGGGCGTGATCATCACCGACAGCCACGGGCGACCTTTTCG harbors:
- a CDS encoding molybdopterin oxidoreductase family protein codes for the protein MPDLVRGACPHDCPDTCGVVTEVENGRAIRFSADPDHPITQGWLCAKVRPYLDHVYHPDRLMQPLRRIGPKGSGQWQPITWEAAVAEIVARWQDIIARYGAEAILPYSYSGTLGLVQMTVASTRLWNRLGAGQLQRSICGAAAEAAVQATLGARYSQDYADVLHSQLVIIWGHNPVTTAPHFMPFLRAAQRQGTQLVVIDPRRTRTAAGADWHLAPNPGTDGALALGIGHVIAREGWQDEAWLARHTVGWPALRQRLQEYPPERVAHLTGISAADVAKLARLYAHASPSLIKIADGINRNQGGGQTVRAICALPALTGQYGKRGGGLAYSTSSTIAWDGEAVAHGAECPPPGRVVNMNRLGQALLGEVDDPPIMSLFVFGANPLASAPNAGRIMAGLRREELFTVVHELFLTDTADFADLVLPASSQLEQTDLHKAYGHTLLTYNRPAISPLGQSKSNWDLMRLLAQAMGFTEPWLHQTPDEVIDEILTATARRNPLLQGVTLRRLQAEGSVMLPVPQPPFADGVFPTGSGKVELYSQAMARIGVDPLPAFIPPQDDGGINETDPRFPPPAALNLLTPAAHHFVSSSLANQSHLRQREGDPFVEIHPLDAAARDIQQGDRVIIENGRGWCALRARVTDAVQPGVLASPKGVWQKHSGGRNVNFTTSDALGDLAGQSTFHDNRVWLRRADA
- a CDS encoding TIGR03560 family F420-dependent LLM class oxidoreductase, which translates into the protein MSQIEVAIMIEGQNGLTWPRWQRIAHAVESLGYVGLYRSDHFTNANPPDKDSLELWVSLTWLASHTQRLEFGPLVSPVSFRHPTFTARMAAAVDDLSGGRLTLGMGAGWQVREHTHFGWDLLEMAPRFARFIEGLEVVTRLLHSDDPVDYAGTYYHLQEAILLPRPLRPGGPPILIGGNGPKRTLPLVAQYATEWNAVFTTPAVIRQRNQALDALLQERGRAPADVRRSLMTGCWFGKDDAAVNARLQEQGRSFAQMREIGIIVGTGNQIVDQLGELAEVGVQRVMLQWLDLDDVDGLEAMAHAVLPQVGGR
- the trxA gene encoding thioredoxin; this encodes MAKPFEVTDESFEQDVLKSDKPVLIDFWADWCGPCRMIAPSVNAIAAEYDGVLRVGKVDVDENPAIPGRYGIIGIPTLMLFKDGQVVARVTGAMPKERILAQVLPHIEKPVHN
- the cofE gene encoding coenzyme F420-0:L-glutamate ligase, with amino-acid sequence MAVPALPHVQPGDDVGALLVTALRQAGMALQAGDVLAVAQKVISKAEGRQANLREVTPGARALEVAARTGKDARLVELILRESEEISRLRQGVLIVRHRLGFTSANAGIDRSNVPQQNHEDETVLLLPLDPDASAARLRHALEAAFGVRLGVIITDSHGRPFRLGTVGVAIGVAGIPALWDRRGEADLYGYQLQHTDVGVADEIAAAAGLLMGQAAEGTPVVLVRGLRLPAAQGHATDLVRPKHMDLYR